GGACGGCGACTTCGACATCGTGATCACCGACATCGAGATGCCGCGCCTCACCGGCTTCGAACTCACCGGGCGCATCCGCCACAGCGAGCGCCACGGCGAACTGCCGGTGATCGTCGTGAGTTCGCTCGCGCGCGAGGAGGACCGGCTGCGCGGCATCGAGGCCGGCGCCGACGCGTATATCGTGAAGGGCGAGTTCGAGTCGCAGGCGCTGCTCGACGCGCTGCATCAACTGATCTGACCCATATGCCCATGACCCGCGTTCTGGTCGCCGAGGATTCGCCGAGCACCGCCCTGCTGTTGCAGGAAATACTGCGGCACGCCCACTTCGACGTGGTGGGCATCGCGCGCGACGGCAACGAAGCCGTCGCGATGACGGCGCAACTCTGCCCGGACGTCGTCACGATGGACGTGCAGATGCCCGGCCTCGACGGCATCGAGGCGACCCGGCTCATCATGGAGCGCACGCCGACGCCGATCGTCGTGGTCAGCGCGGCCCTCGACGACCCCGAATTGCAGGTGCACTTCCGCGCGCTGAACTACGGCGCGGCAGCCGTCGTGCGCAAGCCGCCCGCGCCGGGCCACGCCGACTTCCAGGCCGCCGCGCGCCATCTGACCGAAACCGTGCAGGCCGTCGCCGGCGTGCCGATGGTGCGCCGGCGGCGGCAGCCGGCCGAACCGGCCGAACCGCCCGCCGCGTCGTCGTCGGACGCGGCGCCGGTCGGCGCAGCGCCCGCCCGCGCCACGGCCGCGCCGCGCCCGGCGCTCGCGCCGAAGCTGCTCGCGATCGGCGCATCGACCGGCGGCCCGCAGGCGCTCGCGTCGCTGCTGACCCGGCTGCCGTGCAGCTTCGGCCTGCCAGTGCTGATCGTGCAGCACATCTCGCCCGGCTTCATCGCCGGCCTGGCTGACTGGCTCGACCATCGCTGCCCGCTCTGCTGCTCGGTCGCGCGCGACGGCGAGCCGCTGCGTCCCGGCCACGTGCTGTTCGCGCCCGACGGCCGCCATCTCGAAGTGGCGACCGCCGGGACCGGGCTCGTCGCGCGCCTGTCCGACGCGCCGCCCGTCGCGCGCCATCAGCCGTCCGCCACGCCGCTGTTCGATTCGGTCGCGCTCGCCTGCGGCCCGCGCGCGATCGGCCTCGTGATGACCGGCATGGGCAGCGACGGCTGCGCGGGCCTGCTGCGCATGCGCGAGCGCGGCGCGCTCACGCTCGCGCAGAGTCCGGACAGC
The Paraburkholderia caballeronis genome window above contains:
- the cheB gene encoding chemotaxis-specific protein-glutamate methyltransferase CheB, with the protein product MTRVLVAEDSPSTALLLQEILRHAHFDVVGIARDGNEAVAMTAQLCPDVVTMDVQMPGLDGIEATRLIMERTPTPIVVVSAALDDPELQVHFRALNYGAAAVVRKPPAPGHADFQAAARHLTETVQAVAGVPMVRRRRQPAEPAEPPAASSSDAAPVGAAPARATAAPRPALAPKLLAIGASTGGPQALASLLTRLPCSFGLPVLIVQHISPGFIAGLADWLDHRCPLCCSVARDGEPLRPGHVLFAPDGRHLEVATAGTGLVARLSDAPPVARHQPSATPLFDSVALACGPRAIGLVMTGMGSDGCAGLLRMRERGALTLAQSPDSCVVPNMPQAAIDAGAAAETIPLDQLPARLGAALAPHQEH